One region of Jatrophihabitans cynanchi genomic DNA includes:
- the sufB gene encoding Fe-S cluster assembly protein SufB: MAGVTSGTVDDVHDLANREYKFGFVTDLESDEAPRGLNEDIIALISAKKQEPDWLLEWRLRAYRHWVTMDEPTWQHVNYGPVDYQDIIYYSAPKPKPKVNSMDEVDPELREMFDKLGISLAEQERLSGVAVDAVVDSVSVATTMQKKLADIGIIFCSFSEAVRTHPELVRRYLGTVVPYQDNFFATLNSAVFTDGSFCYIPKGVRSPMELSTYFRINAADTGQFERTLIVAEEGAYVSYLEGCTAPARDNNQLHAAVVELIALDNAQIKYSTVQNWYPGDAEGNGGVYNFVTKRGKAAGVNSKISWTQVETGSAITWKYPGVVLKGDNSVGEFYSVALTSRHQQADTGSKMVHLGKNTRSTIVSKAISAGKGENTYRGLVEMRHSATGARNFTQCDSLLIGKECGAHTFPYIEVKNPTGQVEHEASTSKIGAEQLLYCRQRGIAEEEAVSMIVNGFCREVFRMLPMEFAVEAQALLNVSLEGAVG, translated from the coding sequence ATGGCAGGCGTGACTAGTGGCACTGTTGACGACGTCCATGACCTGGCGAACCGGGAGTACAAGTTCGGCTTCGTCACCGATCTCGAGTCCGACGAAGCACCGCGGGGCCTGAACGAGGACATCATCGCGCTGATCTCGGCCAAGAAGCAGGAGCCGGATTGGCTGCTGGAGTGGCGTCTTCGGGCCTACCGGCACTGGGTGACCATGGACGAACCGACCTGGCAGCACGTGAACTACGGGCCGGTCGACTACCAGGACATCATCTACTACTCCGCGCCCAAGCCGAAGCCCAAGGTCAACAGCATGGACGAGGTCGACCCCGAGCTGCGGGAGATGTTCGACAAGCTGGGCATCTCGCTGGCCGAGCAGGAGCGCCTGTCCGGCGTCGCCGTCGATGCGGTCGTCGACTCGGTCTCGGTGGCGACCACGATGCAGAAGAAGCTGGCCGACATCGGCATCATCTTCTGCTCCTTCTCCGAGGCGGTGCGTACCCACCCCGAGCTCGTCCGGCGCTATCTCGGCACGGTGGTGCCGTACCAGGACAACTTCTTCGCCACCTTGAACTCGGCGGTGTTCACCGACGGCTCGTTCTGCTACATCCCCAAGGGCGTCCGCAGCCCGATGGAGCTGTCGACCTACTTCCGCATCAACGCCGCCGACACCGGCCAGTTCGAGCGCACGCTGATCGTCGCCGAGGAGGGCGCGTACGTCAGCTACCTGGAGGGCTGCACCGCTCCGGCGCGCGACAACAACCAGCTGCACGCCGCGGTCGTCGAGCTGATCGCCCTGGACAACGCGCAGATCAAGTACTCCACCGTGCAGAACTGGTACCCGGGGGACGCCGAGGGCAACGGCGGGGTCTACAACTTCGTCACCAAGCGGGGCAAGGCCGCGGGCGTCAACTCGAAGATCTCCTGGACCCAGGTCGAGACCGGCTCGGCGATCACCTGGAAGTACCCCGGCGTCGTCCTCAAGGGTGACAACTCCGTCGGCGAGTTCTACTCGGTCGCGCTCACGTCGCGGCACCAGCAGGCCGACACCGGCAGCAAGATGGTGCACCTCGGCAAGAACACCCGCAGCACCATCGTGTCGAAGGCAATCTCCGCCGGTAAGGGAGAGAACACCTACCGCGGGCTCGTCGAGATGCGGCACTCGGCCACCGGGGCGCGCAACTTCACCCAGTGCGACTCGCTGCTGATCGGCAAGGAGTGCGGGGCGCACACCTTCCCGTACATCGAGGTGAAGAACCCGACCGGCCAGGTCGAGCACGAGGCGTCGACGTCGAAGATCGGAGCCGAACAGCTGTTGTACTGCCGCCAACGCGGGATCGCCGAGGAGGAAGCCGTGTCGATGATCGTGAACGGCTTCTGCCGCGAGGTGTTCCGGATGCTGCCCATGGAGTTCGCCGTCGAGGCGCAAGCGCTGCTGAACGTCAGCCTGGAAGGAGCTGTCGGCTGA
- the sufC gene encoding Fe-S cluster assembly ATPase SufC produces MLTIENLHAAVEGKQILRGLDLHIGAGEVHAIMGPNGAGKSTLASVLIGRDGYDISGSVRFDDQDLLAMSPEERAAAGIFLAFQHPIEIPGVGNMYFMRTALNAIRRARGEEELDGTDFLALAQERMKLVEMDQTFMTRSVNEGFSGGEKKRNEILQMAILEPRLAILDETDSGLDIDALRIVAGGVNALRTPERSILVVTHHRQLLDYIVPDRVHVLTAGRITRSGPKELAAELEERGYAPVPA; encoded by the coding sequence ATGCTGACCATCGAGAACCTGCACGCCGCCGTCGAGGGGAAGCAGATCCTGCGCGGACTGGACCTGCACATCGGGGCCGGCGAGGTACACGCGATCATGGGCCCGAACGGCGCCGGCAAGAGCACGCTGGCGAGCGTGCTCATCGGCCGCGACGGCTACGACATCAGCGGCAGCGTCCGGTTCGACGACCAGGATCTGCTGGCGATGTCGCCGGAGGAACGCGCGGCCGCGGGCATCTTCCTCGCCTTCCAACACCCGATCGAGATCCCCGGCGTCGGGAACATGTACTTCATGCGGACCGCCCTCAACGCGATCCGCCGCGCCCGCGGCGAGGAGGAGCTGGACGGCACGGACTTCCTCGCCCTCGCGCAGGAGCGGATGAAGCTCGTCGAGATGGACCAGACCTTCATGACCCGGTCGGTGAACGAGGGGTTCTCCGGGGGTGAGAAGAAGCGCAACGAGATCTTGCAGATGGCGATCCTCGAGCCGCGACTGGCGATCCTGGACGAGACCGACTCGGGCCTGGACATCGACGCGCTGCGCATCGTCGCGGGCGGGGTCAACGCGCTGCGCACGCCCGAGCGCTCGATCCTGGTGGTGACCCATCACCGCCAGCTGCTGGACTACATCGTCCCGGACCGGGTGCACGTGCTCACTGCAGGCCGGATCACGCGCTCGGGCCCGAAGGAGCTGGCCGCCGAGCTCGAGGAGCGCGGCTACGCCCCGGTGCCGGCATGA
- the sufD gene encoding Fe-S cluster assembly protein SufD — protein MSRGVSRRTAATATASAGVLARLAPVEVPGPEWLAPLRRAALSWVGEHGFPTRKHEDWRYTALEPILGSAYEPATTADTAWVDATTVAGRAPELGGPRLVLVNGHFRADLSDLGGLPRGAIVTDLADALQEHRALLEPVLAADGQWHAFAAINQALTPDGVFVRLSEGVRLPAPLHLVFVSDTQGAALLSCPRSVFLLGADSQARIVETHVGFDGDLHCTNAVTDVRLGRGAVLEHYKIQDEPLTAHHLALLDVRQEGKSSFSSHSTMLGAAIARQEVRVLLGGEGATASLDGLYLPTGEQVHDNTVFVDHATAGCASRQLYKGALAGHSRAIFNGHIMVRQGADETDAHQTNKNLLLSDRAEADTRPRLEIYADDVKCTHGAAVGQLDEQAVLYLRSRGIDRASARRLLVRAFIQEMLDRVALAPVREHVRALLDGRSKQ, from the coding sequence ATGAGCCGCGGCGTCAGCCGTCGCACCGCCGCGACCGCGACCGCGTCCGCGGGTGTCCTGGCCCGGTTGGCACCGGTCGAGGTGCCCGGCCCTGAATGGCTCGCCCCGCTGCGCCGCGCGGCGCTGAGCTGGGTGGGCGAGCACGGCTTCCCGACCCGCAAGCACGAGGACTGGCGCTACACCGCGCTCGAGCCGATCCTCGGTTCGGCGTACGAACCGGCAACCACGGCCGATACCGCATGGGTCGACGCGACAACCGTCGCCGGCCGGGCCCCCGAACTCGGCGGGCCGAGGCTGGTGCTGGTCAACGGCCACTTCCGGGCCGACCTGTCCGACCTCGGCGGATTGCCACGGGGCGCGATCGTCACCGACCTGGCGGACGCACTGCAGGAACATCGCGCGCTGCTCGAACCCGTGCTCGCGGCCGATGGGCAGTGGCACGCGTTCGCCGCGATCAATCAGGCACTCACGCCCGACGGGGTGTTCGTCCGGCTGTCGGAGGGGGTCCGGCTGCCCGCGCCGCTGCACCTGGTCTTCGTCAGTGACACGCAGGGGGCTGCGCTGCTGAGCTGCCCGCGCTCGGTGTTCCTGCTCGGGGCGGACAGCCAGGCGCGGATCGTCGAGACGCACGTCGGGTTCGACGGTGATCTGCACTGCACGAACGCGGTGACCGACGTGCGCCTCGGTCGCGGCGCAGTGCTCGAGCACTACAAGATCCAGGACGAGCCGCTCACCGCGCACCACCTCGCCCTGCTGGACGTGCGGCAGGAAGGCAAGAGCAGCTTCAGTTCGCACTCGACGATGCTCGGTGCCGCGATCGCCCGCCAGGAGGTGCGCGTGCTGCTCGGCGGCGAGGGCGCGACCGCGAGCCTCGACGGGCTGTACCTGCCCACCGGCGAGCAGGTCCACGACAACACCGTCTTCGTCGACCACGCCACGGCGGGGTGTGCCAGCCGCCAGCTGTACAAGGGCGCGCTTGCCGGTCACAGCCGGGCGATCTTCAACGGGCACATCATGGTCCGGCAGGGCGCCGACGAGACCGACGCCCATCAGACGAACAAGAATCTGCTGCTCAGCGACCGCGCCGAGGCGGACACCCGGCCCCGGCTGGAGATCTACGCCGACGACGTCAAGTGCACCCACGGCGCGGCGGTCGGCCAGCTCGACGAGCAGGCCGTGCTCTACCTGCGCTCGCGCGGCATCGACCGGGCATCGGCCCGCCGGCTGCTGGTGCGGGCGTTCATCCAGGAGATGCTCGACCGGGTCGCCCTCGCACCCGTGCGCGAGCATGTGCGGGCGCTGCTGGACGGACGGAGCAAGCAATGA
- the sufU gene encoding Fe-S cluster assembly sulfur transfer protein SufU: MSLDTGSIYQDVIVENAKRPRNFGKLEDATCVLQAHNPLCGDQLTLFLTISGDTITDIAFEGSGCAISTASASLMTVAAKGLTREKALELFGHVHTMLTADPGPGEGEPDVGKLIALSGVREYPTRVKCASLAWQTLRGALTDSGALTDSGALTDSTHEIRTE; the protein is encoded by the coding sequence ATGAGCCTCGACACGGGCAGCATCTACCAGGACGTGATCGTCGAGAACGCGAAGCGGCCGCGGAACTTCGGCAAGCTCGAGGACGCCACCTGCGTGCTGCAGGCGCACAATCCGCTGTGCGGCGACCAGCTCACGCTCTTTCTCACCATCTCCGGCGACACGATCACCGACATCGCCTTCGAGGGGTCCGGGTGCGCCATCTCCACCGCGTCGGCCTCCCTGATGACCGTTGCCGCCAAGGGTCTCACCCGCGAGAAGGCGCTCGAACTGTTCGGGCACGTGCACACCATGCTGACCGCCGACCCCGGCCCCGGCGAGGGCGAGCCCGACGTCGGCAAGCTGATCGCCCTGTCCGGCGTCCGCGAGTACCCCACCCGGGTCAAGTGCGCCTCGCTCGCCTGGCAGACGCTGCGCGGTGCCCTTACCGACAGCGGTGCCCTCACCGACAGCGGTGCCCTTACCGACAGCACACACGAAATCAGGACGGAGTAG
- a CDS encoding iron-sulfur cluster assembly protein, whose amino-acid sequence MTATQQTFRLDRDCIATMIPGGQPFELSRGELVLVTQTLGDSVTVQTAHGYLVRLNPADSAAMGLAASPSPGAAAGDPAQPFELDNVVAALRNVFDPEIPINVVDLGLIYRCDAQRLPDGTHRIEIDMSMTAPGCGMGDILKQDAEVAARSVAGVGDVQVELVWDPPWGIERISDAAKLQLGMM is encoded by the coding sequence ATGACCGCGACCCAGCAGACGTTCCGGCTAGACCGCGACTGTATCGCCACGATGATCCCGGGCGGGCAGCCGTTCGAGTTGTCGCGGGGCGAGTTGGTTCTGGTGACCCAGACGCTGGGCGACAGCGTCACCGTGCAGACCGCGCACGGCTATCTGGTCCGGCTGAACCCGGCGGACTCGGCGGCGATGGGCCTCGCGGCCTCTCCCAGCCCGGGCGCTGCCGCCGGTGATCCGGCCCAGCCGTTCGAACTCGACAACGTCGTCGCGGCCCTCAGGAACGTGTTCGACCCCGAGATCCCTATCAATGTCGTGGACCTGGGGCTGATCTACCGCTGCGACGCGCAACGGTTGCCGGACGGCACGCACCGGATCGAGATCGACATGTCCATGACTGCCCCGGGCTGCGGCATGGGCGACATCCTCAAGCAGGACGCCGAGGTCGCGGCACGGTCGGTGGCCGGTGTCGGCGACGTCCAGGTCGAGCTGGTCTGGGATCCGCCGTGGGGCATCGAGCGAATCTCGGACGCTGCCAAGCTGCAGCTCGGGATGATGTGA
- a CDS encoding DUF2249 domain-containing protein, with the protein MPAPSEQVVDTRLPGSDSCVNLTNAAVDELRAGSSFVLVADHDPIGLCYMLDAERPGAVSWQPLEQGPAVWRVRFSKPAAG; encoded by the coding sequence ATGCCCGCGCCGTCGGAACAGGTCGTCGACACCCGGCTGCCCGGCTCGGACAGCTGCGTGAACCTGACGAACGCGGCCGTCGACGAGCTGCGCGCCGGCAGCAGTTTCGTGCTCGTGGCCGACCACGATCCGATCGGGCTGTGCTACATGCTCGATGCCGAACGCCCCGGCGCCGTCAGCTGGCAGCCGCTCGAACAGGGACCGGCGGTCTGGCGGGTCCGCTTCAGCAAGCCCGCAGCCGGCTGA
- a CDS encoding cysteine--tRNA ligase has protein sequence MSRLTDPPTALHLAGAPLPMVGRVRMYVCGITPYDVTHLGHAATFVWADAAERVLRRNGHTVTVARNVTDVDEVLFAEAHRRGEPHSMLATLQRASFEGTMAALRVRVPDHSPTAAQAVGHVIQLAAALLDREQAYVAAGSVYARTSGTAARAGIDEDRARVLAAEYHDEPDDPAKEHPLDVAVWHATSGPDDVSWPSPWGDGRPGWHAECAAMVLALFGPSVDLHCGGADLAFPHHACESALAEAATGVAPFARAWLRAGTVLVGEQKMAKSTGNLVLVDDLLRSHSPAAIRLLCLNRPWAQPWAYTPDALEHAAGTLERLYAAAARPGGEPGAVLAALRENLDVPRALEIALGEGGQAARTLTEVLALS, from the coding sequence ATGTCGCGCCTCACCGACCCGCCGACGGCCCTGCACCTCGCCGGCGCCCCGCTGCCGATGGTCGGCCGGGTGCGCATGTACGTCTGCGGGATCACCCCGTACGACGTCACCCACCTCGGCCATGCCGCGACCTTCGTCTGGGCGGACGCCGCCGAGCGAGTGCTGCGGCGCAACGGGCACACCGTCACGGTCGCCCGCAACGTGACCGATGTCGACGAGGTGCTGTTCGCCGAGGCGCACCGGCGGGGCGAGCCGCACTCCATGCTCGCCACGCTGCAACGCGCCTCGTTCGAGGGAACCATGGCCGCGCTGCGGGTGCGCGTGCCGGATCACTCCCCGACCGCGGCGCAGGCGGTCGGGCACGTGATCCAGCTCGCCGCCGCGCTGCTGGACCGCGAGCAGGCGTACGTGGCCGCGGGATCGGTGTACGCGCGGACGTCGGGAACCGCCGCGCGGGCCGGCATCGACGAGGACCGTGCCCGCGTGCTCGCCGCGGAGTACCACGACGAGCCGGACGACCCGGCCAAGGAGCACCCGCTGGACGTGGCCGTCTGGCACGCCACCAGCGGCCCGGACGATGTCAGCTGGCCGAGCCCGTGGGGCGACGGGCGGCCGGGCTGGCACGCGGAGTGCGCCGCGATGGTGCTCGCGCTGTTCGGCCCGTCGGTCGACCTGCACTGCGGCGGCGCCGACCTGGCCTTCCCGCACCATGCCTGCGAGAGCGCGCTGGCCGAGGCGGCGACCGGGGTGGCGCCCTTCGCGCGGGCGTGGTTGCGCGCCGGCACGGTGCTGGTCGGCGAGCAGAAGATGGCCAAGTCCACAGGCAACCTGGTGCTCGTCGACGACCTGCTGCGCAGCCACTCCCCCGCGGCGATCCGGCTGCTGTGCCTGAACCGGCCGTGGGCGCAGCCCTGGGCGTACACACCGGACGCACTGGAGCACGCGGCGGGCACGCTCGAGCGGCTGTACGCCGCTGCGGCGCGCCCCGGCGGCGAGCCCGGCGCGGTGCTTGCCGCGCTGCGCGAGAACCTCGACGTCCCGCGTGCGCTCGAGATCGCGCTCGGCGAAGGCGGGCAGGCGGCCCGCACCCTGACCGAAGTGCTCGCGCTGAGCTAG
- a CDS encoding penicillin acylase family protein has protein sequence MPRPRPSARIVAALGTVLVAAAGLLVPAGLGAAPAGAGGVDTSYRAHDYADGNAMSILPPGENGLVNAVDAARFELLKQRPAHSQDQLGKYANLLYGYPSLTDATLGDYFEDESFGVRPSDVTRTETPGPGVTIYRDRLDVPHVYGQTDSALAFGAGYAQAEDRLFLMDVLRHYGEGTLAAFLGGSCEFEQMDHDQLLLAPYTKAQAIAQVDALPAEYGAQGELARTMIYRYVDGVNHWIDKAALNVNLLPADYAAAVPQLLPQKWTVADVVAIAGLIGGIFGRGGGAELRNAGLLQYLQGKLGTRDGERAFRDFRTANDPLAPTTVVDRSFPYETPGTIDAAKTALPDDARAPLTGTPTATDPNCNLAKPNLTALSIIGALQNLPKHMSNALVVNGDRTADGHPVAVFGPQVSYFAPQILSQLDLHSPDYDAEGASFPGTGLVELGRGQDFAWSATSAGSDLIDQRLERICDPAGGPAPARGTYYEIDGACKPMVHERFSETVLPKPSGIGAPAVITHDIYLTDHGVVQGWTTAGGKPVAVVNQRSTYGHDVDSVVGFLGFGQPAVTHDVTSWMHSAAKIAYTFNWFYVDDRDTGYFVSGRDPIRAPGVDPDLPTWGTGNAEWQGWLAEDAHVHEVNPAQGFFVSWNNKPAPGFAAADDQYGYGQVFRSVLLVNQLKAKLSARPGGLHRADVVQAMETAASQDLDGATVLPLLLRYLQGRDEPAGVHTMLTTLAGWIGDGSHRRKANAGQAQYAAAAAVAIADELIPNLIRALYDPILAAGGVSTDGPTPTGYAALPMQFVNTPNSNGAHQGSAYDGGYESYLVATLQQLLGAHPADGFGPELTARECGGGPAGCSAAIDRALRATYDALVSANGGADVGAWNASSASAAAGQSMPEFDAIAFRAMGIIGQPTIDWQNRPTFQQVVQFERHRPR, from the coding sequence GTGCCGCGTCCGCGCCCGTCCGCCCGCATCGTCGCCGCCCTCGGCACCGTGCTCGTCGCCGCCGCCGGGCTACTCGTCCCCGCCGGTCTCGGCGCGGCACCGGCCGGAGCCGGTGGCGTGGACACGTCCTACCGCGCTCACGACTACGCCGACGGTAACGCGATGAGCATCCTGCCGCCGGGCGAGAACGGCCTGGTGAACGCGGTCGATGCCGCGCGCTTCGAGCTGCTCAAGCAACGTCCGGCGCACAGCCAGGACCAGCTCGGCAAGTACGCGAACCTGCTCTACGGCTACCCGTCACTGACCGACGCGACGCTCGGTGACTACTTCGAGGACGAGTCGTTCGGCGTGCGGCCGTCCGACGTGACGCGCACGGAGACGCCCGGGCCGGGCGTCACGATCTACCGCGACCGACTCGACGTGCCGCACGTGTACGGCCAGACCGACTCAGCGCTGGCCTTCGGCGCCGGCTACGCGCAGGCCGAGGACCGCCTGTTCCTCATGGACGTGCTGCGGCACTACGGCGAAGGGACGCTCGCGGCCTTCCTGGGCGGCTCGTGCGAGTTCGAGCAGATGGACCACGACCAGCTGCTGCTCGCGCCGTACACCAAGGCGCAGGCCATCGCGCAGGTCGACGCGCTGCCCGCCGAATACGGCGCCCAGGGCGAACTGGCCCGCACCATGATCTACCGCTACGTCGACGGGGTGAACCACTGGATCGACAAGGCCGCGCTCAACGTCAACCTGCTGCCGGCCGACTACGCGGCGGCCGTGCCGCAGCTGCTGCCGCAGAAGTGGACCGTCGCCGATGTCGTGGCGATCGCCGGTTTGATAGGCGGCATCTTCGGACGCGGTGGCGGGGCCGAACTGCGTAACGCCGGGCTGTTGCAGTACCTGCAGGGAAAGCTCGGCACGCGCGATGGTGAGCGCGCCTTCCGCGACTTCCGGACGGCGAACGACCCGCTCGCGCCCACGACCGTCGTCGACCGCTCGTTCCCGTACGAGACGCCCGGCACCATCGATGCGGCCAAGACTGCGTTGCCGGACGACGCGCGTGCCCCGCTCACCGGGACGCCGACCGCGACCGATCCGAACTGCAACCTGGCCAAGCCGAACCTCACCGCGCTGTCGATCATCGGCGCCCTGCAGAACCTGCCCAAGCACATGAGCAACGCGCTGGTCGTCAACGGCGACCGGACGGCGGACGGGCACCCGGTCGCGGTCTTCGGCCCGCAGGTCAGCTACTTCGCCCCGCAGATCCTGAGCCAGCTCGACCTGCACTCGCCCGACTACGACGCCGAGGGCGCGTCGTTCCCCGGCACCGGACTCGTCGAGCTCGGCCGGGGGCAGGACTTCGCCTGGTCGGCGACGTCGGCGGGCAGCGACCTGATCGACCAGCGGCTGGAGCGGATCTGCGATCCCGCAGGTGGTCCCGCCCCCGCCCGAGGCACGTACTACGAGATCGACGGCGCCTGCAAGCCGATGGTGCACGAGCGGTTCAGCGAGACGGTGCTGCCCAAACCGAGCGGGATCGGTGCGCCGGCCGTGATCACGCACGACATCTACCTGACCGATCACGGCGTGGTGCAGGGCTGGACGACGGCGGGCGGCAAGCCGGTCGCGGTGGTCAACCAGCGGTCCACCTACGGGCACGACGTCGACTCGGTGGTGGGGTTCCTCGGCTTCGGCCAGCCGGCCGTCACCCATGACGTGACGTCGTGGATGCACAGCGCCGCGAAGATCGCGTACACCTTCAACTGGTTCTACGTCGATGACCGCGACACCGGCTACTTCGTCAGCGGGCGGGACCCGATCCGCGCGCCCGGCGTCGATCCGGACCTGCCCACCTGGGGCACCGGCAACGCCGAGTGGCAGGGCTGGCTGGCCGAGGACGCCCATGTGCACGAGGTCAATCCGGCACAGGGCTTCTTCGTCAGCTGGAACAACAAGCCGGCGCCCGGTTTCGCCGCCGCCGACGACCAGTACGGCTATGGCCAGGTGTTCCGCTCCGTCCTGCTGGTGAACCAGCTGAAGGCAAAGCTCTCGGCCCGTCCCGGCGGCCTGCATCGCGCCGACGTCGTGCAGGCGATGGAGACCGCTGCGTCGCAGGACCTCGACGGCGCCACCGTGTTGCCGCTGTTGCTGCGCTACCTGCAGGGGCGGGACGAACCGGCCGGCGTGCACACGATGCTGACCACCCTCGCCGGCTGGATCGGGGACGGGTCGCACCGGCGCAAGGCGAATGCGGGCCAGGCCCAGTACGCGGCCGCGGCCGCGGTCGCGATCGCCGACGAGCTGATCCCGAACCTGATCCGCGCGCTGTACGACCCGATCCTGGCCGCGGGTGGCGTGAGCACGGACGGGCCCACGCCGACCGGCTACGCGGCGCTACCGATGCAGTTCGTGAACACGCCCAACTCGAACGGGGCGCACCAGGGCAGCGCGTACGACGGCGGCTACGAGAGCTACCTGGTGGCCACGTTGCAGCAGCTGCTCGGCGCGCACCCGGCCGACGGGTTCGGCCCGGAACTCACCGCCCGCGAGTGCGGCGGCGGCCCGGCCGGCTGCTCGGCCGCGATCGACCGGGCGCTGCGCGCGACGTACGACGCGCTGGTGAGTGCGAACGGTGGCGCCGACGTCGGTGCCTGGAACGCGTCGTCGGCATCCGCGGCGGCGGGGCAGAGCATGCCCGAGTTCGACGCCATCGCGTTCCGGGCGATGGGCATCATCGGGCAGCCGACGATCGACTGGCAGAACCGGCCCACCTTCCAGCAGGTGGTGCAGTTCGAGCGGCACCGCCCGCGCTAG
- a CDS encoding ribose-5-phosphate isomerase yields the protein MRVFLGSDHAGFELKATLVEHLRAAGHEPVDCGAHTFDAQDDYPPPCIAAAARTVAEPGSLGIVIGGSGNGEQIAANKVAGVRAALVWSEDTARLAREHNDANVISIGARNHPEADALRFVDLFLGTPFSQDPRHVRRIAMLAEYEATGTIAGHETV from the coding sequence ATGCGCGTCTTCCTCGGTAGCGACCACGCCGGTTTCGAACTCAAGGCGACGCTCGTCGAGCACCTGCGCGCCGCCGGGCACGAGCCGGTCGACTGCGGCGCGCACACCTTCGACGCGCAGGACGACTACCCGCCGCCGTGCATCGCCGCCGCAGCGCGCACGGTCGCCGAGCCCGGCTCGCTGGGAATCGTGATCGGCGGTTCCGGCAACGGCGAGCAGATCGCCGCCAACAAGGTCGCCGGGGTGCGCGCGGCGCTGGTGTGGAGCGAGGACACCGCCCGCCTGGCGCGCGAGCACAACGACGCCAACGTGATCAGCATCGGCGCGCGCAACCACCCCGAGGCCGACGCGCTGCGCTTCGTCGACCTGTTCCTCGGCACGCCGTTCTCGCAGGATCCGCGGCACGTGCGGCGCATCGCGATGCTCGCCGAGTACGAGGCGACCGGCACGATCGCCGGGCACGAGACGGTCTGA
- a CDS encoding cytochrome c oxidase assembly protein, giving the protein MSTALPAPSGSALLSQWAWQPVAIASAAALAGWYLFAVARARRGGVRWPVRRHLAYGLGLAMLVWTCCGFLQAYVDSMYWVWTTQVLALWLLIPGVLLAGQPVQLALTVSGRSGWVGRFLRTRLARFLANPLVGPALVPVLSAGLFFGPLPGWAVTLPVIQWLLAPALLVVGGLMLLPLVGIDEGASTLAVALTLALGSVELVLDAIPGIVLRLHHSLVSPYFQHRVMHPWSRSHLRDQQTAGAVLWIVAELIDLPFLLLMFRRWLQADARDAAAVDAVLEAERAAREALDPVAPGEAAELTDVPWWVNDPAMQRRLRGQG; this is encoded by the coding sequence GTGAGCACCGCGCTGCCCGCCCCCAGCGGGTCGGCCCTGTTGAGCCAATGGGCATGGCAGCCCGTTGCCATCGCGTCCGCGGCGGCACTGGCCGGCTGGTACCTGTTCGCCGTCGCTCGCGCCCGGCGCGGCGGCGTGCGCTGGCCCGTGCGGCGGCACCTCGCGTACGGCCTCGGCCTGGCGATGCTCGTCTGGACGTGTTGCGGGTTCTTGCAGGCCTACGTCGACTCGATGTACTGGGTGTGGACGACGCAGGTGCTCGCCCTGTGGCTGCTGATCCCCGGTGTGCTGCTGGCCGGCCAGCCGGTGCAGCTCGCGCTGACCGTGTCCGGGCGCAGCGGCTGGGTCGGGCGCTTCCTGCGCACCCGGTTGGCCCGGTTCCTGGCTAACCCGCTCGTCGGGCCCGCGCTCGTACCGGTGCTTTCGGCGGGGCTGTTCTTCGGCCCGCTACCGGGCTGGGCGGTGACGCTTCCGGTGATCCAGTGGCTGCTCGCACCGGCACTGCTCGTGGTCGGCGGGCTGATGCTGTTGCCGCTGGTCGGGATCGACGAGGGCGCGAGCACCCTCGCCGTCGCGCTCACACTCGCACTCGGCTCGGTCGAACTCGTGCTGGACGCGATCCCCGGGATCGTCCTGCGGCTGCACCATTCCCTGGTGTCGCCGTACTTCCAGCACCGGGTGATGCATCCGTGGTCACGCAGCCATCTGCGCGACCAGCAGACGGCCGGCGCGGTGTTGTGGATCGTCGCCGAGCTGATCGACCTGCCCTTCCTGCTGCTGATGTTCCGGCGCTGGCTGCAGGCGGACGCGCGCGACGCGGCCGCTGTCGATGCGGTTCTCGAGGCCGAGCGCGCCGCACGCGAGGCGCTCGATCCGGTGGCCCCTGGCGAGGCTGCCGAGCTGACTGACGTCCCGTGGTGGGTCAACGATCCGGCGATGCAGCGTCGCCTGCGGGGCCAGGGTTGA
- a CDS encoding DUF952 domain-containing protein, with the protein MRLFHILQRPAWTAARAAGTYRPPSLAAEGFVHFSFAEQVAGTANARFRDVPDLVVVEFDSARIGADVVVEDSYGGGVAFPHVYAPIPVAAAVAVHELRRHEPGGYSFNPGPAGDAASPDR; encoded by the coding sequence ATGAGGCTGTTCCACATCCTGCAGCGGCCGGCCTGGACGGCGGCCCGGGCCGCGGGCACGTACCGGCCGCCCTCGCTTGCGGCCGAGGGCTTCGTCCACTTCTCCTTCGCCGAGCAGGTTGCCGGCACCGCGAACGCCCGCTTTCGCGACGTGCCGGACCTGGTCGTCGTCGAGTTCGACTCCGCGCGGATCGGTGCCGACGTCGTGGTCGAGGACAGCTACGGCGGCGGCGTCGCGTTCCCGCACGTGTACGCGCCCATCCCGGTCGCCGCGGCGGTGGCGGTGCACGAACTGCGGCGCCACGAGCCCGGCGGCTACAGCTTCAACCCTGGCCCCGCAGGCGACGCTGCATCGCCGGATCGTTGA